The following are encoded together in the Pedobacter steynii genome:
- a CDS encoding (Fe-S)-binding protein: MSEQLNFEVPTMAELIAKGEEPEILFWVGCAGSYDERAQKTTRDICKILHHVGMKYAVLGTEESCTGDPAKRAGNEFLFQMQAMTNIEVLNGYNIKKIVTGCPHCFNTIKNEYPGLGGTYEVIHHTQLIQDLINDGKLKAEGGESFKGKKITYHDPCYLGRGNNVYEAPRKALEVLDAQLVEMKRCKSNGLCCGAGGAQMFKEPEKGNKDINIERIEEALETQPQVIAASCPFCMTMLRDGVKLKDQDQNVQVLDIAEITARANGL; encoded by the coding sequence ATGAGCGAGCAACTAAATTTTGAAGTGCCAACAATGGCAGAGCTGATAGCCAAAGGTGAAGAACCAGAAATCCTGTTTTGGGTAGGTTGTGCCGGAAGCTATGATGAAAGAGCACAGAAAACCACTCGTGATATCTGTAAGATCCTGCACCACGTAGGCATGAAATATGCAGTTCTTGGAACTGAAGAAAGCTGCACCGGAGATCCCGCAAAACGGGCAGGAAATGAATTTCTGTTCCAGATGCAGGCGATGACCAATATAGAAGTACTCAACGGATATAATATCAAAAAAATTGTTACCGGCTGTCCACACTGCTTCAATACCATTAAGAATGAATATCCTGGCCTTGGCGGAACATATGAGGTGATTCACCATACCCAGCTGATCCAGGATCTGATCAACGATGGAAAGTTAAAAGCGGAAGGTGGAGAGAGTTTCAAAGGTAAAAAAATCACTTACCATGACCCTTGTTATTTAGGCCGCGGAAATAATGTCTATGAAGCTCCGCGTAAAGCACTTGAAGTATTAGATGCCCAGCTGGTGGAAATGAAACGCTGTAAGTCTAATGGCCTGTGTTGTGGAGCTGGTGGTGCCCAAATGTTTAAAGAACCCGAAAAAGGAAATAAAGACATCAATATAGAACGAATTGAAGAGGCGCTGGAAACACAACCACAGGTAATTGCAGCTTCCTGCCCTTTCTGCATGACCATGCTCCGTGATGGTGTTAAGCTGAAAGATCAGGATCAAAATGTTCAGGTATTAGATATTGCAGAAATCACAGCCAGAGCAAATGGCTTGTAG
- a CDS encoding YybH family protein yields the protein MEEFDRKTPAGTVGYFRNCLKSGNVEDALGCFDSQGIYIDRSGKEMKGLPQIEIAMKSLCMLRPSIVGAAAHVSIIGDLAMWLDKWTMTGKTPDGDPIEMNGHTSCILKRNDAGLWLWLVDNPFGAAILED from the coding sequence ATGGAAGAATTTGATAGAAAAACGCCAGCTGGCACGGTAGGGTATTTTAGAAATTGCCTGAAAAGCGGAAATGTGGAAGACGCATTAGGTTGTTTCGATAGTCAGGGGATATATATAGATCGTAGTGGTAAAGAAATGAAAGGATTACCGCAGATTGAAATAGCGATGAAAAGTTTGTGTATGCTGAGGCCTTCAATTGTAGGAGCTGCAGCACACGTCAGTATTATTGGTGACCTGGCCATGTGGTTAGACAAATGGACGATGACCGGGAAAACTCCGGATGGCGATCCCATTGAGATGAATGGTCATACTTCCTGTATTTTAAAGAGAAATGACGCTGGACTTTGGTTGTGGCTGGTAGACAACCCTTTCGGTGCAGCAATTCTTGAAGATTAA
- a CDS encoding Crp/Fnr family transcriptional regulator, producing MIELLLECLRADCDFSLAEFSDAKRHFIFSKKKKKDFLLKEGEISTDYFLILDGYVRKFYLGENGTEVTIELLGKGEFAASMYSILQGVPSFENIQCLTDCLVVKIAESSFEALALKDPRWIQFGMKCLKAALLKKEERILTFGKLKGKARYAKLIKEKPDFVQHIPVQYLASYLGMKPESLSRIRS from the coding sequence ATGATTGAGCTGCTTCTGGAATGTCTTAGGGCTGATTGTGATTTTTCTTTAGCGGAATTTTCGGACGCTAAAAGACACTTTATTTTCTCTAAAAAGAAGAAAAAAGATTTTCTGCTGAAGGAAGGAGAGATTTCAACCGATTATTTTCTGATCCTGGATGGGTATGTACGCAAATTTTACCTGGGGGAAAACGGAACGGAGGTAACCATTGAACTGCTGGGGAAGGGAGAGTTTGCCGCATCAATGTACAGTATACTACAGGGGGTACCTTCCTTTGAAAATATTCAATGCCTTACGGATTGCCTGGTCGTGAAGATTGCGGAATCCTCTTTTGAAGCCTTAGCTTTAAAGGATCCCAGATGGATTCAGTTTGGAATGAAATGTCTGAAGGCGGCTTTGCTAAAAAAGGAAGAAAGAATCCTGACCTTCGGGAAGCTTAAAGGTAAAGCACGTTATGCCAAACTAATCAAAGAAAAACCGGATTTTGTTCAACATATCCCAGTTCAGTACCTCGCTTCTTATCTCGGAATGAAACCCGAATCTTTAAGCCGCATCAGAAGCTAA
- a CDS encoding MBL fold metallo-hydrolase — MACSNLYIASLNSGSNGNCYYVGNDREAVLIDAGISCRETEKRMSRLGLSMDKVKAIFISHEHTDHIKGLSTLSAKFNLPVYITPGTLKGCRFNLREDLIRTLFSRQNIQIGDLNISSFLKLHDAAEPHSFLVSCGETKVGVFTDLGAVCEELTSHFRQCHAAFLETNYDEELLSRSAYPYFLKKRISGGMGHLSNKQALDLFTAHKPSFMSHLLLSHLSKDNNCPELVTNLFKEHANGTEIIVASRYTETEVYTIFEPIAVHSF, encoded by the coding sequence ATGGCTTGTAGCAACCTCTATATTGCCTCCCTTAACTCGGGTAGCAACGGCAACTGCTACTATGTCGGCAACGACAGAGAAGCGGTACTGATTGATGCCGGCATCTCCTGCAGGGAAACTGAAAAGAGAATGTCCAGATTGGGATTGAGTATGGATAAGGTAAAAGCCATCTTTATTTCTCACGAACATACAGATCATATCAAGGGACTCTCCACGCTGTCTGCTAAATTCAACCTGCCGGTATACATTACCCCAGGTACCTTAAAGGGTTGCAGATTCAACCTGAGGGAAGATTTGATCAGAACACTTTTTAGTCGCCAGAACATACAAATAGGAGACCTGAATATCAGCAGCTTCCTCAAATTACATGATGCGGCCGAACCTCATAGCTTTCTGGTTTCCTGCGGGGAAACTAAAGTTGGCGTATTTACTGATCTTGGAGCGGTGTGTGAAGAACTGACCAGCCATTTCCGGCAATGCCATGCTGCATTTCTGGAAACGAATTATGATGAGGAGCTTTTAAGCAGAAGTGCCTATCCGTACTTTCTTAAGAAACGCATCAGCGGAGGAATGGGTCACTTGTCCAATAAACAGGCCCTGGATCTCTTTACCGCTCATAAACCTTCTTTCATGAGCCACCTGTTATTGTCCCATCTTTCCAAAGACAACAACTGCCCTGAACTGGTAACCAATCTGTTTAAGGAACATGCAAACGGGACAGAGATCATAGTGGCTTCCAGGTATACAGAAACTGAGGTTTATACTATTTTTGAGCCAATAGCTGTGCATTCATTTTAA
- a CDS encoding ABC transporter ATPase gives MTFSPQSKVWVYQSNRPFTDSEVASVQQKLNDFTAQWKAHGHQLSAKAEVLHHFFIVFTVDEASAGVTGCSIDSSVRIIKEIEQEYKVDLFDRFNMAYRVDGKVIVTNKEDFETLVSIKKVGPKTVVFNNLVQTLEEFQTKWEVPFEQSWHSKVFAHLL, from the coding sequence ATGACTTTTTCTCCACAATCAAAAGTTTGGGTATACCAAAGCAACCGTCCGTTTACTGACAGCGAGGTGGCATCAGTTCAGCAAAAGCTGAATGATTTTACGGCGCAATGGAAAGCACATGGCCACCAGCTGAGTGCTAAAGCCGAAGTATTGCATCATTTCTTCATTGTATTTACGGTAGACGAAGCAAGCGCCGGTGTAACCGGATGTTCAATAGATTCATCGGTAAGGATCATCAAAGAAATAGAACAGGAATATAAGGTAGACCTTTTTGACCGGTTTAATATGGCCTACAGAGTGGATGGCAAAGTCATCGTCACCAACAAAGAAGATTTTGAAACCCTGGTAAGTATCAAAAAAGTAGGACCAAAGACAGTTGTATTTAACAACCTTGTTCAAACCCTTGAGGAATTCCAGACTAAATGGGAAGTTCCTTTTGAACAAAGCTGGCACAGCAAAGTGTTTGCACACCTGCTGTAA
- a CDS encoding cyanophycinase yields MKSIFIRPLLSCALMLTSLMAFAQQHHTPKGSLFIIGGGDKSPELIRELIKTADMTSKDYVVVLPMSSGFPEGSFEAIRKELAVATSHHISCLNFDASSVNDRKWLDSLTGARLIYITGGDQNRFMKVVLNTPVYQAIHEAYRKGATVAGTSAGAAVMSKYMITGKQLLGDTAYKATFDQLKFGNIEFQEGLGLLDSVIIDQHFVKRSRYNRLISALAAHPGFDCIGIDEGTAIIVRQKKIRVAGESQVLRIAGPKELKVTKSKHLKLINLQFSLYTEGDTFYTK; encoded by the coding sequence ATGAAATCTATTTTTATAAGGCCTTTACTGTCCTGTGCATTGATGTTGACTTCCCTGATGGCATTTGCTCAGCAGCACCATACTCCCAAGGGAAGTTTGTTTATCATTGGTGGAGGAGATAAATCCCCGGAATTGATCCGGGAGCTCATTAAAACGGCTGATATGACTTCAAAAGACTATGTAGTGGTCTTGCCTATGTCAAGTGGTTTTCCAGAAGGTTCTTTTGAAGCAATTCGAAAAGAATTGGCCGTAGCTACCTCCCACCACATAAGCTGCCTGAACTTCGATGCTTCAAGCGTAAATGACAGGAAATGGCTGGACTCTTTAACCGGAGCACGATTGATTTATATTACTGGAGGTGATCAGAATCGCTTTATGAAGGTTGTGCTGAATACCCCGGTATATCAGGCAATCCATGAAGCTTATCGCAAGGGAGCAACAGTTGCAGGGACTAGTGCCGGAGCTGCGGTAATGAGTAAGTATATGATTACAGGAAAACAACTTTTGGGAGATACGGCCTATAAGGCAACATTTGATCAGCTGAAATTTGGAAACATTGAGTTCCAGGAAGGGTTGGGCCTGCTGGATTCAGTCATCATAGATCAGCACTTTGTAAAACGAAGCCGGTACAACCGGTTGATATCTGCATTGGCGGCACATCCTGGTTTCGACTGCATCGGTATTGATGAGGGAACGGCAATCATTGTAAGACAGAAGAAAATCCGGGTAGCAGGTGAAAGCCAGGTGTTGAGAATTGCAGGTCCCAAAGAATTAAAGGTCACTAAATCGAAACACCTTAAATTGATAAATCTACAATTCAGTCTGTATACTGAAGGAGATACATTCTATACGAAATAA
- a CDS encoding LacI family DNA-binding transcriptional regulator yields MMNKKVSIKDIARLTNTSITTVSFVLNGKGHISKEITKKVLDTAREIGYEPNRMAIGLRTGVSKVIGLVVENIGGPFFGEMSKVIEKEAEKLGYRILYCSTDNSISKGKDVIRMLTQQLVDGYIITPLKGLEEDIQKLVDQGKPVVLVDGYLPGLNIPHVLVDNYNSVNKAVNCFIEGGFKKIGFVTSDLDLIQLQDRLMGYKAALKMNGLKEEKELILKLPYQMDKDQCVEEIKNFIEANKEMDAILFTTNYLGIMGLRSVKEMGLNIPSDMAMISFDESEIFSLFPPGITTIQQPVYQIAKLAIDMLLSQISNEDHADSAEMKLQIPSNLIERGSTLKKV; encoded by the coding sequence ATGATGAACAAAAAAGTCTCTATCAAAGATATCGCAAGACTTACCAACACTTCCATTACTACCGTTTCCTTTGTGCTGAATGGCAAAGGGCATATTAGTAAAGAAATCACAAAAAAAGTACTGGATACTGCAAGGGAAATCGGATATGAACCAAACCGTATGGCTATTGGTCTGCGAACAGGTGTTTCTAAGGTGATTGGTCTGGTTGTAGAAAACATTGGAGGGCCTTTTTTTGGCGAAATGAGTAAGGTTATTGAAAAAGAGGCAGAAAAATTGGGCTACCGCATTCTTTATTGCAGCACTGATAACAGCATTAGTAAGGGCAAGGATGTCATCAGAATGCTCACCCAACAGCTGGTTGACGGGTATATCATTACCCCTTTAAAGGGGTTGGAAGAGGATATTCAAAAATTGGTTGATCAGGGGAAACCTGTGGTGCTGGTAGATGGTTATCTGCCAGGCTTAAATATTCCACATGTGCTGGTAGATAATTATAATAGCGTCAATAAAGCTGTAAATTGTTTTATTGAAGGAGGTTTTAAAAAAATCGGCTTTGTCACATCTGATCTTGATCTTATACAGTTGCAGGATCGTTTAATGGGTTATAAAGCAGCCTTGAAAATGAATGGATTGAAGGAAGAGAAAGAATTGATTCTGAAACTGCCTTACCAGATGGATAAAGATCAATGTGTTGAAGAAATCAAAAACTTTATTGAAGCGAATAAGGAGATGGATGCCATCCTGTTTACAACAAATTATTTAGGAATCATGGGATTGAGGAGTGTGAAAGAAATGGGCCTGAATATTCCTTCCGATATGGCGATGATCAGCTTTGATGAAAGTGAAATCTTCAGTCTTTTTCCTCCCGGAATTACAACCATCCAGCAGCCTGTTTATCAAATTGCAAAGCTCGCAATAGATATGTTGCTGTCCCAGATAAGTAATGAGGACCATGCTGATTCTGCTGAAATGAAGCTGCAAATTCCATCGAATCTTATTGAACGTGGCTCCACGTTAAAGAAAGTCTGA
- a CDS encoding (Fe-S)-binding protein, translating into MVLQILFIAIALAGVALFSYNLKKVIRNIRIGKAANRTDQPQKRMMTMVKVALGQTKMFFRPIPAFLHLIVYAGFVIINIEVLEIMIDGVFGTHRVFGGLGAVYNFLIASFEILALGVWLGCAIFLARRNIIKLKRFSGVEMTSWPKSDANYILITEILLMTAFLLMNAADVKLQAMGSAHYTSVGAFPVSQFLVNLLPNTEGALIAIERGCWWFHIIGIFAFLNYLPYSKHFHIMFAFPNTYFSNLEPKGEFSNMQSVTNEVKAMLDPSFSPPEPDGSKFGAKDVNDLTWVNLMNAYTCTECGRCTSVCPANITGKLLSPRKIMMDTRDRLEEVGKNIDKTGNGFDDGKSLIDTYISREEIWACTSCNACTQACPINIDPLSIITELRRYAVMEESQAPASINAMLGNIENNGAPWKYSPADRLNWAKES; encoded by the coding sequence ATGGTGTTACAAATCCTATTTATAGCAATTGCATTGGCGGGGGTCGCCTTGTTCAGTTATAACTTAAAGAAAGTTATCCGCAACATTCGGATTGGAAAGGCGGCAAACAGAACTGATCAGCCGCAAAAAAGAATGATGACCATGGTCAAAGTTGCGCTTGGGCAGACGAAAATGTTCTTTCGCCCTATCCCTGCCTTTCTCCATTTGATTGTCTATGCAGGTTTTGTCATCATCAATATTGAAGTATTGGAGATCATGATTGATGGTGTTTTCGGCACCCATCGTGTTTTTGGCGGTTTGGGCGCAGTCTATAATTTTCTGATTGCTTCTTTTGAAATCCTCGCTCTGGGCGTATGGCTGGGTTGTGCCATCTTCCTGGCAAGAAGAAATATCATAAAACTGAAAAGGTTCAGCGGAGTAGAAATGACCAGCTGGCCTAAATCAGATGCCAATTATATCCTGATTACAGAAATCTTACTAATGACAGCTTTTCTGTTAATGAATGCCGCCGATGTAAAATTACAGGCTATGGGATCAGCACACTATACTTCAGTCGGCGCTTTCCCCGTGAGCCAGTTTCTGGTTAACCTTTTACCCAATACTGAAGGAGCCTTAATTGCTATTGAAAGAGGATGCTGGTGGTTTCATATTATAGGGATATTTGCTTTCCTGAATTATCTGCCTTACTCCAAACACTTCCATATCATGTTTGCCTTTCCAAATACCTATTTCTCCAATCTGGAACCTAAAGGGGAATTTAGCAATATGCAAAGCGTAACCAATGAAGTAAAAGCAATGTTAGATCCTTCCTTCAGCCCTCCTGAGCCTGATGGCAGTAAATTTGGAGCCAAGGATGTGAACGACCTGACCTGGGTAAATCTGATGAATGCTTATACCTGCACAGAATGCGGACGGTGTACTTCCGTATGTCCGGCAAATATAACCGGCAAACTACTTTCCCCACGTAAAATCATGATGGATACCCGCGACAGGCTGGAGGAAGTTGGAAAAAATATTGATAAAACCGGAAACGGATTTGATGATGGAAAGTCTTTAATAGATACTTACATCAGCAGGGAAGAAATATGGGCATGTACCAGTTGTAATGCTTGTACACAAGCCTGTCCGATCAATATCGATCCCTTGTCTATCATTACCGAACTGAGAAGATATGCTGTAATGGAAGAATCACAGGCTCCGGCCAGCATTAATGCCATGCTGGGGAATATTGAAAACAATGGTGCCCCATGGAAGTATTCGCCGGCAGACCGGTTGAACTGGGCTAAAGAAAGTTAA